A window of the Tropheryma whipplei str. Twist genome harbors these coding sequences:
- a CDS encoding peptidoglycan D,D-transpeptidase FtsI family protein: MKRSSSRGIATLFVVALLSSVFMARLVDIQIIRAKELGRDSYLQRSKTHVIPGVRGNIVDAYNRTLAESLTQYRLVLSPSRVSDYWANGKKVIPSAAYQKISDVVPITPAEISDKVTNALRKNKNSQYLVIFDAIGVDKKGILEKENIPWLYFERVYKRIYPFGGVAGNLLGFLNIDQVPQAGLELSYDNCLSGHDGKEDYLASPDGVPIPGSNRVVQPAKHGGQLALTIDSDLQWYTQQILKQYSELESARWGMVAIVSVKTGKVLALADYPTVDPNNVGDTDAINRGARTFSDPYEPGSIFKPVTASILLDAGGLTPSSRFRVPYNFRAPGDVDISDDERHADMDMTLTGILVASSNSGMSIASRSVDLAERYRYLRNFGFGASTGLRFPAQSEGLLGNYKLWDQQTRYASSFGQGISATILQLASAYQTIANGGVRRPLSMVTSCGDKPTESKKGTSGVFGRVVSQKSASATSNMLEMVYRHSWLHNLWRIPGYRICAKTGTAQVAAGNGKYGKSYIVSVAGYAPAEDPEFVVITSMYKTKQNTAAAVAPVFQKVMSHVLKKYRVLPSTTLPTELALR, translated from the coding sequence ATGAAAAGGAGTTCAAGTCGGGGTATTGCAACTCTTTTTGTTGTTGCCCTTCTGTCATCCGTTTTTATGGCAAGGTTGGTGGATATACAAATAATCCGCGCCAAAGAGCTTGGGCGAGACTCGTATTTACAAAGATCAAAAACCCATGTAATACCCGGAGTAAGAGGCAATATAGTTGATGCGTATAACAGAACACTTGCTGAAAGTCTTACGCAATACAGACTTGTGCTGTCTCCAAGCAGAGTATCTGACTATTGGGCAAATGGTAAAAAAGTTATTCCTTCCGCTGCGTACCAGAAAATATCCGATGTCGTTCCAATTACACCCGCGGAGATATCCGATAAGGTTACCAATGCACTTAGAAAAAATAAGAATTCGCAGTATCTTGTTATATTCGATGCGATTGGTGTTGATAAAAAGGGAATTCTTGAGAAAGAGAATATTCCGTGGCTTTATTTTGAGCGGGTCTATAAGCGCATTTACCCATTTGGCGGTGTGGCCGGTAATTTATTGGGTTTCCTCAATATAGATCAAGTGCCACAGGCAGGACTTGAGTTATCCTATGATAACTGTCTGTCTGGTCATGACGGAAAAGAAGATTATCTCGCCTCACCAGATGGTGTGCCGATTCCCGGGAGCAATCGCGTTGTTCAGCCCGCAAAACATGGCGGTCAACTTGCCCTGACAATTGATTCTGATCTGCAGTGGTACACACAGCAGATCCTTAAACAGTATTCCGAATTGGAATCAGCGCGCTGGGGTATGGTGGCGATTGTTTCTGTAAAAACCGGTAAAGTTTTGGCGTTGGCTGATTACCCGACTGTTGATCCGAATAATGTTGGTGACACTGATGCCATCAATCGTGGGGCAAGAACTTTTTCCGATCCGTATGAGCCGGGTTCTATTTTTAAGCCTGTGACTGCTTCAATTCTCTTGGACGCAGGTGGCCTTACACCGTCCAGCAGATTCCGTGTTCCTTATAACTTTAGAGCACCTGGGGATGTGGATATTTCTGATGATGAGCGCCATGCCGATATGGATATGACACTTACAGGTATCCTTGTTGCATCCTCTAATTCCGGCATGTCGATTGCAAGCAGGTCTGTTGATCTTGCGGAGAGGTACAGATATCTAAGAAATTTTGGTTTTGGAGCCTCTACGGGCTTGCGCTTTCCTGCTCAGTCAGAAGGATTACTTGGGAATTACAAGCTTTGGGATCAACAAACGCGGTATGCAAGCTCGTTCGGCCAGGGCATTTCTGCGACAATCTTGCAATTAGCTTCTGCATATCAGACAATTGCAAATGGAGGTGTGCGCAGACCGCTTTCGATGGTTACATCCTGCGGTGATAAGCCGACTGAATCTAAAAAGGGCACGAGTGGCGTGTTCGGTCGGGTTGTAAGTCAGAAGTCTGCCTCTGCAACATCAAATATGCTAGAGATGGTTTACAGGCACAGCTGGCTTCATAACCTATGGAGGATTCCCGGTTATCGCATTTGCGCTAAAACCGGAACTGCCCAGGTGGCTGCTGGTAATGGAAAATATGGCAAGAGCTATATTGTATCTGTTGCCGGATATGCACCGGCTGAGGATCCCGAATTTGTTGTTATAACCAGTATGTATAAGACAAAACAAAATACAGCAGCCGCTGTTGCGCCTGTTTTTCAAAAGGTTATGAGTCATGTTTTAAAAAAGTATCGAGTTTTGCCATCTACAACATTGCCCACAGAATTAGCGCTGCGGTAA
- a CDS encoding UDP-N-acetylmuramoyl-tripeptide--D-alanyl-D-alanine ligase: MLIRRADIQRVTGGILHNTSLSESLLPINGRLKIDSRNISQGDIFVAHTGTKFDGHEFLYQAKQSGASLAIVTRVQEIDLPQLLVGNVTEAMHAIAGFKLCLSRDTITVIGITGSNGKTTTKSVLAYVLSKFGNTVATHGNQNNEIGFPITVSRIEPLTKYLVLEYGAFKPGDIDCLKKIAVPDIAVLLSAGHAHVEKSGSLESVCSMKAELARDLPEGSKVLLNYDDPRIARLSVGNRYYFGTDKRAHFRASHVETNIIKTRFIVTYQKGSVEVETKLIGKHQVSNVLAALSTLVLLGFDAEVCARYISEVNPIDGRMQYIPLGDFSIIHDAYNASFESVKCALDSLVVLGSLAKRRIAVLGRIHDMGELAQDVYRQLVKQFLDTDINLLVIVSEKQMYLIAKELAKGVPNKEIVWFEDLETAKHEIFDLFSPGDIVLFKASNAENFSSLVESVKHKAGKFAG; the protein is encoded by the coding sequence ATGCTAATCAGGCGTGCCGATATTCAACGCGTGACCGGCGGTATTTTGCACAACACCTCTTTATCGGAAAGTTTGTTGCCAATTAACGGGCGCCTGAAGATAGATTCAAGGAATATTTCACAGGGCGATATTTTTGTTGCTCACACTGGCACAAAATTCGACGGGCATGAGTTTTTATATCAGGCAAAGCAGTCTGGTGCAAGCCTTGCAATTGTGACGCGTGTACAGGAAATTGACCTTCCACAGTTACTTGTTGGCAATGTCACAGAAGCCATGCATGCAATTGCAGGTTTTAAACTATGTCTCAGTAGAGATACGATTACGGTGATTGGGATCACGGGGTCGAATGGTAAGACAACAACCAAGAGTGTTCTCGCATATGTTCTGTCAAAATTTGGTAATACTGTGGCAACTCATGGTAATCAGAATAATGAAATAGGTTTTCCAATCACTGTTTCCAGAATTGAGCCTTTAACAAAATATCTTGTCCTTGAATACGGTGCATTTAAGCCTGGTGATATAGATTGTTTAAAGAAGATCGCTGTGCCCGATATTGCAGTTCTCTTATCAGCAGGCCATGCTCATGTTGAGAAAAGTGGCAGTTTAGAAAGTGTCTGTTCAATGAAAGCTGAGCTTGCGCGCGACCTGCCAGAGGGATCAAAGGTATTGCTCAATTATGATGACCCGAGGATTGCCAGGCTCTCTGTTGGAAATCGATATTATTTTGGAACGGATAAGCGCGCGCATTTTCGGGCGAGTCACGTAGAAACAAATATAATCAAGACGCGTTTCATTGTTACTTATCAAAAGGGTAGCGTGGAGGTTGAGACTAAACTGATAGGTAAACACCAGGTCAGTAATGTTCTGGCTGCCCTGTCGACTCTTGTTCTTTTGGGATTTGACGCTGAGGTGTGCGCACGGTATATATCAGAGGTTAACCCGATTGATGGGCGTATGCAATATATTCCTCTCGGAGACTTTTCCATTATTCATGATGCCTACAATGCGTCCTTTGAATCGGTGAAGTGCGCTCTTGACTCGCTTGTTGTTTTGGGGTCTCTAGCCAAACGGCGTATTGCTGTTCTTGGGCGAATACATGATATGGGGGAGCTGGCACAAGATGTATATAGGCAGCTTGTCAAACAGTTTTTGGACACAGACATTAATCTTCTGGTTATTGTTTCAGAGAAACAGATGTATCTCATAGCTAAGGAATTGGCCAAAGGAGTGCCAAATAAGGAGATTGTGTGGTTTGAAGATCTGGAAACAGCAAAACATGAGATATTTGATTTATTTTCTCCAGGAGATATAGTTCTTTTCAAAGCCTCAAATGCGGAGAATTTTTCTAGCCTCGTGGAGAGTGTAAAGCACAAAGCAGGCAAGTTTGCGGGATGA
- the mraY gene encoding phospho-N-acetylmuramoyl-pentapeptide-transferase, whose protein sequence is MIAILLAVAFGITFTLFTTPFFIRLFRKIGWGQFIRLDGPRQHAIKRGTPTMGGLVIVVASIISYFLANFFLGLSVEPSGLLVIFMFVGMSLVGFLDDILKVRKQHSGGLGPFYKVVLQSFIAVPFALLTFLVKDARGIPHSSMSISFARDTGINFSALFSLGIIGVFSAWILYLLWINLIAVSSVNAVNITDGLDGLAAGAMIFTMLAYVVIGFWQSGQNCARKSLPLENISKCYSVNGPLDMSILAAAILGSLLGFLWWNTNPSKIMMGDTGALALGGAAAALSILTHTQLLFLVLGGLFVIEAGSVILQIAFYKKYRRRIFLMSPLHHHFELKGWAEITVVVRFWIIAGLFTALGIGLFYADWLYS, encoded by the coding sequence ATGATTGCAATTTTGCTTGCCGTTGCATTCGGTATTACATTCACACTGTTTACTACCCCATTTTTTATAAGACTGTTTAGGAAAATTGGTTGGGGTCAGTTTATCCGACTTGATGGCCCAAGGCAACACGCAATTAAACGGGGCACACCAACCATGGGTGGTCTTGTAATAGTTGTTGCATCGATTATTTCTTATTTTCTGGCAAATTTTTTCTTAGGGCTCAGTGTAGAGCCTTCGGGACTGCTTGTTATTTTTATGTTTGTTGGAATGAGTCTTGTTGGTTTTCTGGATGACATCCTAAAGGTAAGAAAGCAGCACAGTGGAGGGCTGGGTCCTTTCTATAAAGTTGTTTTACAAAGTTTTATTGCGGTGCCATTCGCCCTCCTTACCTTTCTTGTCAAGGACGCAAGAGGCATCCCTCATTCGAGTATGTCCATTTCATTCGCGCGTGATACGGGGATTAATTTTTCCGCACTGTTTAGCTTAGGGATAATTGGCGTGTTTTCTGCATGGATTCTATATCTTCTCTGGATAAATCTTATTGCGGTTTCGTCTGTGAATGCAGTAAATATTACAGACGGTCTGGATGGGCTCGCTGCCGGCGCTATGATTTTCACAATGCTTGCATACGTAGTTATTGGATTTTGGCAGTCTGGTCAAAACTGCGCAAGAAAAAGCCTTCCACTGGAAAATATATCAAAATGTTATTCGGTAAATGGGCCGCTTGATATGTCGATTCTTGCCGCAGCAATACTGGGATCATTGCTCGGATTTTTATGGTGGAATACAAATCCGAGCAAGATAATGATGGGTGACACTGGTGCACTTGCGCTTGGTGGAGCGGCTGCTGCTTTGAGTATTCTTACCCACACCCAGTTATTGTTTCTTGTGCTGGGCGGCTTGTTCGTTATAGAGGCAGGCTCTGTTATTTTGCAGATTGCTTTCTACAAGAAGTATCGACGCAGGATTTTTCTTATGAGTCCCTTACATCACCATTTTGAGCTAAAAGGTTGGGCTGAAATCACTGTTGTTGTGCGTTTTTGGATAATTGCAGGTTTATTCACTGCCCTTGGTATTGGTTTATTTTATGCGGATTGGCTATATTCGTGA
- a CDS encoding Mur ligase family protein: MTLQGKPYRLSDLIKQTGVRLTDCSNQFSDRFVSGITQIAQSVERDDIFVAFQGKTRHGVEFLDQVQSCAAVLTDNKGRHIMQSDCLPTRSTPILVTDSPRSDLIVLAKRVYPIDDIRIFGITGTNGKTSTMHIAAKLLEMMGISCGISTTIGSSASESDSCLTTPELCQLYARIFTAKQARADFFALEASSHAINRGRLGDIVLEVAAFTNLTPEHMEEHKNMEAYYQAKKALFLNKRSNSAVINIDTPYGIRLFKETGCSASVISENTKYGLDHKLFWQASVRRVGLSFGFTLISPSGYRVESSISLLGKAFALNTCMAIVILCNLGIDIERIDSVLRKAGGLKMVLPGRMEVFQTGNSPRVIVDHGHTVDAVETALVAAKSITRGRLITIINADGQRDPSKRKHLGQLCGAYSDKLFITDGHSRFENPAEIRRMILDGVEGPRRQVEQIPSMTQAVLAAIDIARSDDTVLCSGFGDDPYLDVLGKKIPYSLRDEVRRGLERFAQGT, from the coding sequence GTGACTTTGCAGGGTAAACCATACAGATTATCTGATCTAATAAAACAAACAGGTGTGCGCCTTACCGATTGTTCGAATCAGTTCTCAGATAGGTTTGTATCCGGGATAACACAAATCGCTCAGAGTGTTGAACGGGATGATATATTCGTTGCGTTTCAGGGTAAAACTCGTCACGGAGTTGAATTTCTAGATCAGGTACAAAGCTGTGCCGCGGTGCTGACTGACAATAAAGGCAGGCATATCATGCAGTCTGATTGTTTACCAACACGCAGTACGCCGATTCTTGTTACAGATTCTCCTCGTTCAGATCTTATCGTGCTAGCAAAGAGAGTGTATCCGATCGATGATATTCGCATTTTCGGAATTACCGGGACAAATGGAAAAACAAGCACAATGCATATTGCTGCCAAGCTGCTTGAAATGATGGGCATTTCGTGTGGCATTAGCACGACAATAGGCAGTTCCGCTTCAGAGTCTGACAGTTGTCTAACAACCCCAGAACTATGCCAGCTATATGCTCGTATTTTCACCGCAAAACAGGCACGGGCGGACTTTTTTGCCCTTGAAGCTTCCTCGCACGCAATAAATCGAGGCAGGCTCGGGGACATTGTTCTCGAAGTTGCTGCGTTCACCAATCTTACCCCAGAGCATATGGAAGAGCACAAAAATATGGAGGCTTATTATCAAGCAAAAAAGGCTTTGTTTTTGAATAAGAGGTCAAACAGTGCGGTTATCAATATTGATACACCATACGGGATACGTCTTTTTAAAGAAACGGGCTGCAGTGCTTCGGTTATTTCAGAAAACACAAAATACGGGTTGGACCACAAGCTATTCTGGCAGGCAAGCGTTCGTAGAGTTGGGTTGTCATTCGGATTTACGCTTATCTCTCCGAGCGGTTACCGCGTTGAAAGCAGTATTAGTTTGCTCGGTAAAGCATTTGCTTTAAATACATGTATGGCAATAGTTATTCTTTGTAATCTTGGTATCGATATAGAAAGAATTGACAGTGTTCTACGTAAGGCCGGCGGTCTAAAAATGGTTTTACCAGGTCGAATGGAGGTTTTTCAGACAGGAAACAGTCCGCGAGTAATTGTTGATCATGGACATACTGTGGATGCGGTTGAAACAGCGCTTGTTGCAGCCAAATCGATAACTCGAGGTCGGCTTATAACAATCATTAATGCCGATGGTCAGAGGGATCCCTCAAAGCGTAAGCATCTTGGGCAGCTCTGCGGAGCTTACAGTGACAAATTGTTTATAACTGACGGGCATTCCCGCTTTGAAAATCCAGCAGAAATAAGACGCATGATTCTTGACGGAGTTGAAGGTCCTCGAAGGCAAGTAGAGCAGATACCCTCTATGACACAGGCTGTTTTGGCGGCAATTGATATTGCTAGATCCGATGACACCGTTTTATGCTCTGGTTTTGGCGATGATCCTTATCTTGATGTCCTCGGGAAGAAAATTCCGTATTCTCTCAGAGATGAAGTGCGCAGGGGACTTGAAAGATTTGCGCAGGGGACTTGA
- the murD gene encoding UDP-N-acetylmuramoyl-L-alanine--D-glutamate ligase, whose translation MSRVEGLTSWYSDWQGLSAAILGIGVSGFAAADSLRELGVDVTVYAPEKHTRYNKLLDAIGARYVCAYLDELCEVDVDFIVVSPGISPDNPVIKRLRDRQIPILSEIELAWRVRDKVNTCPWILITGTNGKTTTALLTGSMLAKDGARVAVCGNIGTPVLDAVRNPKGFDYLVVELSSFQLSLLPMHGNGAVKGFSSACVNLDEDHLEWHGAKELYYCAKSRVYHGTTGFCVYNLDDEETKKMVEQACVARNVRAIGFGLCVPDVGQVGIVDGILCDRAFLSARKDSALEITSVEKLEKNKLSMRHIISDVLCAVALARSVETNPLSISRALDEFCLSPHRTEVVAKEMGVMWVNDSKATNPHAVIASLSNFSRVILIFGGLMKGVDVSGIFDRFYETIKAVVVIGKNQSFVGNIKCKKIVCIPDSNDPMSEAVAAADLLATPGDTVLLSPGGSSFDQFESYEHRGNCFINAVKDLVKRK comes from the coding sequence ATGTCGAGGGTTGAGGGGCTTACAAGTTGGTATTCAGATTGGCAAGGTCTTTCTGCGGCAATTCTGGGGATTGGGGTTTCAGGTTTTGCCGCCGCCGATTCATTACGTGAACTGGGTGTTGATGTTACTGTATATGCCCCGGAAAAGCATACGCGGTATAACAAGCTTCTTGATGCGATTGGTGCAAGATATGTGTGTGCATATCTTGACGAATTGTGCGAGGTAGATGTTGATTTTATCGTGGTTTCGCCTGGTATTTCTCCTGATAATCCCGTGATTAAACGATTACGTGACAGGCAGATCCCCATATTGAGTGAGATTGAGCTTGCATGGCGCGTCAGGGACAAAGTCAATACTTGTCCATGGATATTGATTACAGGCACGAATGGCAAAACAACAACTGCTCTACTTACGGGCAGTATGCTTGCTAAAGACGGTGCGCGGGTTGCTGTCTGCGGAAATATTGGCACTCCAGTTCTTGATGCCGTAAGAAACCCCAAGGGGTTTGATTATCTTGTTGTTGAGCTGTCCAGTTTTCAGCTCTCACTGCTCCCGATGCACGGAAATGGTGCGGTTAAGGGTTTTTCTTCTGCTTGTGTGAATCTTGATGAAGACCACCTTGAATGGCACGGCGCAAAGGAATTGTATTACTGTGCAAAGTCTCGTGTTTACCACGGCACAACAGGTTTTTGTGTGTACAACCTAGATGATGAAGAGACAAAGAAAATGGTTGAACAAGCATGTGTTGCGCGAAATGTTAGGGCAATTGGTTTCGGTCTTTGCGTGCCAGATGTGGGCCAGGTTGGAATCGTTGATGGAATTCTGTGCGATAGGGCATTTTTATCCGCGAGAAAAGACAGTGCACTTGAGATTACAAGTGTGGAAAAACTTGAAAAAAACAAATTATCGATGCGGCATATTATTTCCGATGTGCTTTGTGCTGTAGCTCTGGCTAGGTCGGTTGAAACAAACCCGTTGTCGATATCCCGGGCATTGGATGAGTTTTGCCTATCACCTCATAGGACCGAAGTGGTCGCAAAAGAGATGGGGGTTATGTGGGTAAATGACTCAAAGGCAACCAATCCACACGCAGTTATTGCATCTCTCTCGAATTTTTCCAGAGTAATTTTGATTTTTGGCGGCCTTATGAAGGGTGTTGATGTTTCTGGTATATTCGACAGGTTTTATGAAACAATAAAGGCTGTTGTAGTAATCGGCAAAAATCAATCCTTTGTGGGGAACATAAAGTGCAAGAAGATTGTATGCATACCCGATTCAAATGATCCGATGTCAGAAGCCGTCGCCGCCGCAGATCTGCTCGCCACTCCTGGTGATACCGTACTACTGTCACCGGGTGGTTCATCATTTGATCAGTTTGAGAGCTATGAGCATCGAGGCAATTGTTTTATAAATGCCGTGAAAGATCTTGTCAAGCGTAAATAA
- the ftsW gene encoding putative lipid II flippase FtsW encodes MTKHNRLISANYFLLLANVFALNAIGLVMVISASTGVSDDGARSVISQIIYTVIGFLLMFTISVLPEQFFFRFSNIFLIAACILQSAVLSPLGVNSGGNTNWLRFGPITLQPSELLKLAVILWLATGLTKRRSTSSDLSKGVIPSFVVILAVCGLVFLGNDLGNVLIIVIIFFGVMIFANIPMISLAFPLGVFSGIVFLAATLSPNRMGRILNFLNISCDKVDQHYLTLCWQPIQSVWALANGNVAGVGLGRSVAKWNWLPSATSDYIFAILGEELGFVGSISLILLFLFLAITMVRIARDANDLFARSIIGGVMFWLVGQALINIAVVLRFFPVLGVTLPFVSAGGSALTTSMMAVGLVLGLIRRSSRV; translated from the coding sequence ATGACAAAGCATAATAGGCTCATATCAGCAAATTATTTTTTATTATTGGCCAATGTGTTCGCACTGAATGCAATTGGGCTGGTTATGGTTATATCGGCATCTACAGGCGTCAGTGATGATGGTGCTCGCTCGGTTATAAGCCAGATTATTTACACAGTTATCGGGTTTTTACTAATGTTTACCATTTCGGTTCTGCCCGAGCAGTTTTTTTTCCGATTTAGTAATATCTTTCTCATTGCTGCGTGCATTTTGCAATCTGCTGTGCTGTCCCCACTTGGCGTAAACAGTGGGGGTAATACAAATTGGCTAAGATTTGGTCCGATTACATTACAGCCGTCTGAGCTTTTGAAGCTTGCGGTGATTCTGTGGCTTGCAACAGGCCTGACGAAGAGACGCAGTACTTCGAGTGATTTGTCAAAGGGTGTTATACCGTCGTTTGTTGTAATTCTTGCGGTTTGTGGACTGGTATTTCTTGGCAATGACCTTGGGAATGTGTTGATTATTGTGATTATTTTCTTTGGGGTTATGATTTTTGCCAATATTCCTATGATCAGTCTTGCATTTCCCCTTGGCGTATTCTCTGGAATAGTATTTTTGGCCGCCACTTTGAGTCCGAATAGAATGGGGCGAATATTGAATTTCTTGAATATAAGCTGTGACAAAGTGGACCAGCATTATTTGACGCTATGTTGGCAACCGATACAATCAGTGTGGGCTCTTGCAAATGGAAATGTTGCGGGCGTTGGTTTAGGCAGGTCGGTGGCGAAGTGGAATTGGCTTCCGTCTGCTACAAGTGACTATATTTTTGCAATTCTTGGTGAAGAGTTAGGCTTTGTTGGTTCAATTTCCCTCATTCTGCTGTTTCTTTTTTTGGCTATTACTATGGTGAGGATTGCAAGAGATGCAAATGATCTTTTTGCGAGGTCTATTATCGGGGGTGTAATGTTTTGGCTTGTCGGGCAGGCTCTTATAAATATCGCGGTTGTTCTAAGGTTTTTTCCGGTTTTGGGGGTTACCTTACCCTTTGTTTCTGCCGGAGGCTCTGCCCTTACAACATCTATGATGGCTGTTGGGCTTGTTCTGGGGCTCATCCGCAGGTCTAGTCGCGTATAA
- a CDS encoding UDP-N-acetylglucosamine--N-acetylmuramyl-(pentapeptide) pyrophosphoryl-undecaprenol N-acetylglucosamine transferase gives MSRILLAGGGTAGHVNPLLALADVLKVSGHATFALGTSEGIESRLVPNSGIDFFTIPKLPFPRRTSRHILCFPFKFFSSVKLVRSILIEHKIQVVVGFGGYVAAPAYAAAISLNIPYVVHESNARPGLANLLAAHFAKCVGISVIGALPCGKLVGTPIRRDLTAAASFDPVLAKEKLGLDPVRKLLLVFGGSQGSAKINMHMRAALPRVLKLCDEKNYLWQVLHITGYGDSIDVNMPHYSSVRYMDSMGYALSAADLVVSRAGSSTVAELCTFGIPAIYIPYPFGNGEQRRNVSHMESAARIIQENDLSQIRLEDELLELMTDDERREAMSIAAKRFAICNAAQNTASLIELALSS, from the coding sequence ATGAGTAGGATTTTATTAGCAGGCGGCGGAACTGCGGGGCATGTAAATCCGCTGCTGGCGCTCGCAGATGTGCTGAAGGTATCTGGTCATGCTACATTTGCGCTTGGTACATCTGAGGGGATTGAAAGTCGCCTTGTACCAAATTCGGGTATCGATTTTTTTACGATACCGAAGTTGCCCTTTCCCAGGAGGACCAGTAGACATATCTTGTGTTTTCCCTTTAAGTTTTTTTCTTCCGTCAAGCTTGTTAGATCGATTCTTATTGAGCACAAGATTCAAGTGGTTGTCGGGTTTGGGGGATATGTGGCAGCTCCTGCCTATGCCGCTGCGATCAGCCTAAATATTCCATACGTAGTGCATGAGTCGAATGCCAGGCCTGGGTTGGCAAATCTTCTTGCTGCGCATTTTGCAAAGTGTGTGGGTATTTCTGTGATAGGTGCCTTACCGTGCGGAAAACTTGTTGGAACTCCGATTAGGCGCGATCTTACCGCGGCGGCTTCTTTTGATCCTGTTTTGGCAAAGGAGAAGCTTGGGTTGGACCCGGTGAGAAAACTTCTTCTTGTTTTTGGTGGCTCACAGGGCAGCGCGAAGATTAACATGCATATGCGTGCGGCGTTGCCCAGGGTGCTCAAGTTATGCGATGAGAAGAATTATTTATGGCAAGTCTTGCATATAACCGGATACGGCGATTCTATTGATGTGAACATGCCTCATTATAGCTCTGTGCGTTATATGGACAGTATGGGTTACGCCCTTTCTGCAGCTGACCTCGTTGTTAGTCGTGCGGGGTCCAGTACAGTTGCAGAGTTGTGCACCTTTGGTATCCCGGCAATATATATCCCTTATCCATTTGGTAATGGTGAACAGAGGCGCAATGTCTCTCATATGGAGAGCGCAGCGCGTATTATTCAGGAGAATGATCTTTCTCAGATACGTCTTGAAGACGAGCTCCTAGAGCTTATGACTGACGATGAACGGCGTGAGGCAATGTCCATTGCGGCAAAACGGTTTGCTATCTGTAATGCTGCCCAAAATACTGCGAGCCTGATTGAGCTCGCACTTTCCTCTTAG